One window of Pocillopora verrucosa isolate sample1 chromosome 9, ASM3666991v2, whole genome shotgun sequence genomic DNA carries:
- the LOC131784174 gene encoding LOW QUALITY PROTEIN: uncharacterized protein (The sequence of the model RefSeq protein was modified relative to this genomic sequence to represent the inferred CDS: substituted 2 bases at 2 genomic stop codons) has translation MFYAIFNTEGIQPQQMETKESNLNSGISRKKAAQERKAAAKRERDKAYYQQNKAKKIAQVKERRKKLQAEKSIRPHTRSIAEKNKRQQKATEHRKASRIAAQEKREKTRQQTRERVRKYREKKRTEAQEFNNSVDSPGFANRTSKKRAIDKVKKTLPSTPRKKAEIVQSIVKSRXXFMTKATGSMICSCYCISCIVNDEENCTNKAWLDEWKLVELTREGDVATTRQATEAPILDHDTASYIADLASKGSTVAIAAEDDPVYDFYLLQVTSDGVEELDSNVTDDYQCHYYRGDRVLKGHFYIRENIHDMTFTIDEKRKAFVHAATVRHICGDLPVRKRGRKSIYKLPLKENEEIIASRCTNDYKTSFFPFLH, from the coding sequence ATGTTTTACGCGATTTTCAACACTGAGGGAATTCAACCGCAGCAGATGGAAACAAAAGAGTCCAATCTAAATTCAGGTATTTCGCGAAAGAAGGCGGcgcaagaaagaaaagcagcGGCAAAAAGAGAAAGGGACAAGGCCTATTATCaacaaaacaaggcaaaaaagatTGCTCAAGTTAAAGAACGGCGAAAGAAATTGCAAGCCGAGAAATCAATTCGGCCGCACACACGAAGCATTGCCGAAAAAAACAAACGCCAACAAAAAGCAACGGAGCACAGAAAAGCTTCCCGTATCgcagcacaagaaaaaagagaaaagacaagGCAGCAAACAAGAGAAAGAGTTAGAAAATACCGTGAAAAGAAGCGAACAGAAGCACAAGAATTTAATAACAGCGTGGATTCTCCAGGTTTCGCAAACCGGACGTCGAAAAAACGTGCTATTGATAAAGTCAAGAAGACACTCCCTTCCACACCCCGAAAGAAGGCGGAAATTGTCCAAAGCATTGTCAAAAGCCGTTAGTAGTTTATGACAAAAGCAACAGGCAGTATGATTTGCTCATGTTACTGCATCAGTTGCATTGTGAATGATGAGGAGAATTGCACTAACAAGGCATGGCTTGATGAATGGAAGCTGGTGGAGCTAACCAGAGAGGGTGATGTGGCAACCACTCGACAGGCAACTGAAGCACCAATTTTAGACCATGATACTGCTTCCTACATAGCTGACCTGGCCAGCAAGGGAAGTACAGTTGCGATAGCCGCTGAAGATGATCCTGTCTACGACTTCTATCTCCTTCAGGTCACTTCTGATGGAGTTGAAGAACTTGACAGTAATGTCACAGATGACTATCAGTGTCATTATTACAGAGGAGACAGAGTTCTTAAGGGGCACTTTTACATAAGGGAGAACATTCATGACATGACCTTCACAATTGACGAAAAACGGAAAGCGTTTGTACATGCTGCTACTGTCCGTCACATTTGCGGTGACCTACCAGTCAGAAAGAGAGGACGAAAGTCTATTTACAAActccctttaaaagaaaatgaggaaatcaTTGCTTCAAGGTGTACTAATGATtacaaaacctctttttttccatttttacattga
- the LOC131777580 gene encoding katanin p60 ATPase-containing subunit A-like 1 — MSLSEICENAKMAREYALLGNYDTSLVYYQGVIQQIQKHIQQLKDDAIMKQEWHQVRQAIVKEYDQVKEINQTLANFKKDTVHFGGPRRSHEEEPTRDPDVWPPPTPIERDNRPSKPAPRPVVRKNDDYNPSVGRPSAAPSKRPDRDRGGDRDRAGDRGGRKPVSAPSGKPSRDARPADRGRAQSKGDKDKGGAKKEQKDDGKGEGDGDGEKRFDGSGYDKDLVEALERDILQKNPNVHWSDIAGLTEAKKLLEEAVVLPLLMPDYFTGIRRPWKGVCMVGPPGTGKTMLAKAVATECGTTFFNVTSSTLTSKYRGESEKLVRLLFEMARFYAPSTIFIDEIDSICSKRGSDSEHEASRRVKSELLIQMDGVGGGTAESGPQLVMVLAATNFPWDLDEALRRRLEKRIYIPLPETIGRLELLKINLRGVNMAEDVILEEIAKKMDGYSGADITNVCRDASMMAMRRRIRGLTPEQIKNLPKEELDLPVNMEDFGLALNKVSKSVSDADIKKYEEWMKEFGST; from the exons ATGAGCCTTTCTGAAATCTGTGAAAATGCAAAAATGGCACGTGAATATGCCCTGCTTGGTAACTACGACACATCACTAGTGTACTACCAAGGAGTGATCCAACAGATACAGAAGCACATTCAACAACTGAAAGATGATGCCATCATGAAACAAGAATGGCACCAG GTTCGTCAAGCAATTGTCAAAGAGTATGACcaagttaaagaaataaatcaaacactGGCAAATTTCAAGAAGGACACAGTACATTTTGGAGGGCCTCGGCGATCCCATGAAGAGGAGCCTACAAGGGATCCTGATGTCTGGCCGCCACCCACTCCAATAGAAAGAGACAACAG ACCCTCCAAGCCAGCTCCTCGACCTGTTGTCAGAAAGAATGATGATTACAATCCATCAGTAGGCCGCCCATCTGCAGCACCAAGCAAGCGCCCTGATCGAGACCGAGGTGGAGATAGAGATCGAGCTGGAGATAGGGGAGGACGCAAACCAGTTTCTGCACCCAGTGGCAAGCCATCTCGTGATGCAAGGCCTGCAGACAGAGGGCGTGCCCAGTCAAAGGGGGACAAGGATAAGGGAGGTGCcaagaaagaacaaaaa GATGATGGTAAAGGTGAAGGTGATGGTGATGGTGAGAAGAGATTTGATGGGAGTGGTTATGATAAAGACCTAGTTGAGGCCTTGGAAAGAGACATTTTACAGAAAAATCCTAATGTACACTG GAGTGACATTGCTGGACTAACTGAAGCTAAAAAGCTGTTGGAGGAGGCTGTGGTACTTCCCCTTCTGATGCCAGATTACTTTACTGGTATTCGCCGTCCCTGGAAG ggtgTATGCATGGTTGGACCTCCAGGTACTGGAAAAACGATGTTGGCAAAGGCTGTAGCTACAGAATGTGGTACAACATTCTTCAACGTGACCTCATCAACTTTAACTTCAAAGTATCGTGGTGAATCTGAGAAACTTGTCAGACTACTGTTTGAAATG GCTCGATTTTATGCACCAAGTACAATTTTTATCGATGAGATTGACTCAATCTGTAGTAAGCGTGGTTCAGACAGTGAACATGAGGCCAGCAGACGAGTCAAGTCAGAGCTGCTCATACAGATGGATG gTGTTGGGGGTGGTACTGCAGAGAGTGGTCCTCAGCTAGTCATGGTTCTGGCTGCCACAAATTTTCCTTGGGATCTAGATGAAGCTCTGCGAAGGAGGCTGGAAAAAAGAATCTATATTCCACTTCCTGAAA ctaTCGGTCGCCTTGAGTTGCTGAAGATCAACTTACGGGGTGTGAACATGGCTGAAGATGTAATTCTGGAGGAGATCGCGAAAAAGATGGACGGCTACAGTGGAGCTGATATCACAAATGTTTGCCG GGACGCTTCCATGATGGCAATGAGACGTCGCATTCGAGGCCTTACTCcggaacaaattaaaaatttgccAAAGGAAGAACTGGATTTGCCAGTTAACATGGAAGATTTTGGTCTTGCTTTGAATAAAGTGTCTAAGTCCGTGTCCGATGCAGATATCAAGAAATACGAAGAGTGGATGAAAGAATTTGGTTCTACGTGA